Genomic DNA from Nitrosarchaeum koreense MY1:
TCTGAAGTCAAAAAACGTGTACTAAGTATTGTTGATCATGTGATTGAAAAACATCCTGATCAAAACGTTGTACTTGTAACTCATATGGACCCAATCAAAGCAATGTTATCTACAGTAGTTGATCTTTCACCTACAAATCTATTTGAGCTAATCATTGCAAATGCCTCATTGAATATCTTTAGAGAATACAACCGTAAATTTTCAATTTCTGGAATCAATGTGATGGATCCATCTCGTTTCAATCATGATTGGTAACTAATAATCTTGAAAACCCTTAAATAGAAATTACAGGCCACGTTTCTCAACCGCTAATGAAGAGTATATTTGGTCTATTCTTAGTATTGGCAATTTTGGTAATCATTCCAGCAGCAGAATATGTGTTTGCTGCAGGTGATGAACCAGGCGGTTACCTTGATCGTAGAGTAGTAATTTGGAATTTATTTTATAGAATGATGACTGTGGCATTTACAGTGGGTGCAGTTGTATCTGGAACTATAATCTGGCTTTGTTGGAGATTCAGAGAATCAAATCCAAAAGCCACTCCAACTCCATATGAAAAGGAAGGAGTTTGGTAAAAATGGGACATCATTCTAACTGGCCAGAATGGGTTTACGTTGGAGTTGTAATTGCACTGATGTGTTGGGTAGGTGCAGAAGCTTGGAATGCAGAAAGACTTGTAGAACACATTCCAGCAGATGCCGAAGTTATCAAAGTCACTGGACAACAATGGTTCTGGACATTTGAACATGAAGATGGAACAAAAGAAATTGGTGAACTACATGTTAAAGTCGGCAAAGCTTACAAATTTGAAATAATGTCAAAAGATGTCAATCATTCATTTAACATTCATGATTATGTTGTATTGATGGATGCAGTACCTGGCAGAGTCAACACAGTATGGTTTGCACCAATGGAAGTAGGCGAACATGATATTCAATGTAGAGAATACTGTGGACTAATTCATTATAACATGCGTGGTAAACTAATCATAGAGGATGATTCATCTTGATGCTAACCCTTTTATCTAAACTTTCAAGTGAGGAGAATTACTAATGGTTCTAGAATTACAAAAACCACGTCCAATTTGGCAAATAATGTTTTCTACACATCATACTGATGTGGGACTGCTATATCTCATTACATCTCTTTCATTCTTGTTTATGGGTGGCGCATTAGCGCTTGCAATTAGAGCAGAGCTGTTCTTCCCAGGTTCTCAAATCATTGCCGACTCTATGACCTTTAACAGAATTTTTACCGTACATGGAACAACACTGATTTTCTTGTTTATCATACCATTTGCATCTGCAGTTGGTAACTACTTTGTACCAATCATGGTACGATACAAAGACATGGCATATCCAAAATTAAATGCAATAGCATTTTGGATGATTCCTCCTTCTGGTGCACTAATTTGGTTAGGCTTTGCTGACTTTACTTGGTATGCAACTCCTCCCTATTCTATTATCAGCGCACCTGGTCCTGCAGCAGATATGTGGATATTTGGATTAAAGATTTTGGGGGTATCATCAGTTTTAGGAGCAATTAATTTTGTAGTTACTATTCTAAAATGTAAACATCCAGACATGTCAATTGGACAGGTGCCTTTACTTGCTTGGTCATTTTTAACATCATCTTTAATCATTATTGTTGCAATTCCAACATTTGCAGCAGCATTGTTGATGTTGCTTACTGATAGATTAGGCGTATCTGGATTCTTCAACCCTGCAATGGGTGGTGATCCAATTGCATATGCACATTTGTTCTGGTTTACATTCCATCCTGAAGTGTATGTGCTAGTTATTCCAGCAATTGGAATGATGTATGAAATTATTCCAAGATTCTCAAGAAAGCCAATCTTTAGTCACAGTTCTGGAATCTTTGCCTTTGTATTATTGTCAATAGTTAGTTTCTCATCTTGGGCGCATCACATGTATGCTACAGGAATGTCATTTACTGAAAAAACAGTATTCATGATTGGAACACTAGCTGCAGTGCCAGCATCTGCAATGCACGTCTTTAACTTTATTGCAACAATGTGGAATGGTAGAATAAAGTTTTCAACCCCAATGATGTGGGCAGTTGGAGGAATTGCATTATTCTTCTCAGCAGGAGCAGGTGGAGTAGTAAATGCTGCAATGCCACTTGACTTTCAGACACACGACAGTTATTGGGTAGTTGGTCACTTTCACCTATTTGTAATGGGAACAATTGCATTTGGTTCTATAGGATATCTATACTACATGTTCCCATATGTTACTGGTAGAATGTATAATGAAAATATGGGTAAAGTTCACTTTGTAATGTCATTTGTAGGAACAGTTCTAGTATTTTTCACACAACACGTACTTGGTCTATATGGAATGCCAAGACGAGTTTTCGATTATCCCCCAATCCCAGAATGGATTACTATGAACCAAATTGCTTCAGTAGGTGCAATGATCATTGGCACTAGTATGATAATATTTTTGATAAATATGATTCACAGTTCTGCAAAAGGAAAGTTAGCAGATACAGACGATCCATTCAACTTGGGTGGCAAATACTATTATCCTTTTGA
This window encodes:
- a CDS encoding cytochrome c oxidase subunit I translates to MVLELQKPRPIWQIMFSTHHTDVGLLYLITSLSFLFMGGALALAIRAELFFPGSQIIADSMTFNRIFTVHGTTLIFLFIIPFASAVGNYFVPIMVRYKDMAYPKLNAIAFWMIPPSGALIWLGFADFTWYATPPYSIISAPGPAADMWIFGLKILGVSSVLGAINFVVTILKCKHPDMSIGQVPLLAWSFLTSSLIIIVAIPTFAAALLMLLTDRLGVSGFFNPAMGGDPIAYAHLFWFTFHPEVYVLVIPAIGMMYEIIPRFSRKPIFSHSSGIFAFVLLSIVSFSSWAHHMYATGMSFTEKTVFMIGTLAAVPASAMHVFNFIATMWNGRIKFSTPMMWAVGGIALFFSAGAGGVVNAAMPLDFQTHDSYWVVGHFHLFVMGTIAFGSIGYLYYMFPYVTGRMYNENMGKVHFVMSFVGTVLVFFTQHVLGLYGMPRRVFDYPPIPEWITMNQIASVGAMIIGTSMIIFLINMIHSSAKGKLADTDDPFNLGGKYYYPFEAKNPHHH